In the Mycolicibacterium thermoresistibile genome, one interval contains:
- the recR gene encoding recombination mediator RecR, with protein sequence MFEGPVQDLIDELGKLPGIGPKSAQRIAFHLLSVEPPEIDRLTAALNRVRDGVTFCEVCGNVSDAQRCRICSDSRRDASLVCVVEEPKDVQAVERTREFRGRYHVLGGALDPLSGIGPEQLRIRELLNRIGERVDGVDITEVIIATDPNTEGEATATYLVRILRDIPGLTVTRIASGLPMGGDLEFADELTLGRALVGRRAMT encoded by the coding sequence GTGTTCGAGGGACCTGTCCAGGATCTGATCGACGAACTGGGCAAGCTGCCCGGTATCGGGCCCAAGAGCGCGCAACGGATCGCATTCCACCTGCTCAGCGTCGAACCGCCGGAGATCGACCGGCTCACCGCCGCGCTGAACCGGGTGCGCGACGGGGTGACGTTCTGCGAGGTGTGCGGCAACGTCTCCGACGCGCAGCGCTGCCGCATCTGCAGCGACAGCCGCCGCGACGCGTCGCTGGTGTGTGTGGTGGAGGAACCCAAGGATGTGCAGGCCGTCGAACGCACCCGCGAATTCCGCGGCCGCTACCACGTCCTGGGCGGGGCGTTGGACCCGCTGTCCGGGATCGGCCCCGAGCAGCTGCGGATCCGGGAGTTGTTGAACCGGATCGGGGAACGGGTCGACGGGGTGGACATCACCGAGGTCATCATCGCCACCGACCCGAACACCGAGGGGGAGGCCACCGCGACGTACCTGGTGCGGATTCTGCGGGACATCCCGGGGCTCACCGTCACCCGCATCGCGTCCGGGCTGCCGATGGGCGGCGACCTGGAGTTCGCCGACGAGCTGACCCTGGGGCGGGCGCTGGTCGGCCGTCGCGCCATGACCTGA
- the leuA gene encoding 2-isopropylmalate synthase, with protein sequence MTNPIPSPDAYSSVRAITTPSGGRREGQPPWNPQQNSSMPVSRYRSFADEVEHITLPDRTWPDKVIDRAPLWCAVDLRDGNQALIDPMSPARKRRMFDLLVRMGYKEIEVGFPSASQTDYDFVREIITDNAIPDDVTIQVLTQCRPELIEKTFEACQGAPRVIVHFYNSTSILQRRVVFRADREEVKQIAVEGARMCLAEAEKYPGTLWRYEYSPESYTGTELQYAAEVCNAVAEVIEPTPEWPLIVNLPATVEMATPNVYADSIEWMSRRLTPRDSIILSLHPHNDRGTAVAAAELGYQAGADRIEGCLFGNGERTGNVCLVTLGLNLFSRGVDPQIDFSNIDEIRRTVEYCNQLPVHERHPYGGDLVYTAFSGSHQDAINKGFDQMKIDADTAGVDVDDLLWQVPYLPIDPKDVGRTYEAVIRVNSQSGKGGVAYIMKTDHGLVLPRRLQIEFSQVVQAITDGEGGEVSAKEMWDVFAEEYLNPIRPLERIRQKVIASEVDDGVDRIEAVVKVDGVEKEIAGKGNGPLAAFVDALGTVGFDVSVLDYSEHAMSAGEEAQAAAYVEAAVNGTTVWGVGIATSITTASLRAVVSAVNRAAARS encoded by the coding sequence GTGACCAATCCCATTCCCAGCCCTGACGCGTACAGCTCGGTACGTGCCATCACCACCCCGTCCGGCGGCCGCCGCGAGGGTCAGCCGCCCTGGAATCCCCAGCAGAACAGCTCGATGCCGGTGAGCCGGTACCGCAGCTTCGCCGACGAGGTCGAGCACATCACGCTGCCGGACCGCACCTGGCCGGACAAGGTCATCGACCGCGCCCCGCTGTGGTGTGCGGTGGACCTGCGCGACGGCAACCAGGCGCTGATCGACCCGATGAGCCCGGCCCGCAAGCGCCGCATGTTCGACCTGCTGGTGCGGATGGGCTACAAGGAGATCGAGGTCGGTTTCCCGTCCGCGTCGCAGACCGACTACGACTTCGTCCGCGAGATCATCACCGACAACGCGATCCCCGACGACGTCACCATCCAGGTGCTGACCCAGTGCCGCCCGGAGCTGATCGAGAAGACGTTCGAGGCGTGCCAGGGCGCGCCGCGGGTGATCGTGCACTTCTACAACTCGACGTCGATCCTGCAGCGGCGGGTGGTGTTCCGCGCCGACCGCGAGGAGGTCAAGCAGATCGCCGTCGAGGGCGCCCGGATGTGCCTGGCCGAGGCCGAGAAATACCCGGGCACGCTGTGGCGCTACGAGTACTCGCCAGAGTCCTACACCGGCACCGAGCTGCAGTACGCCGCCGAGGTGTGCAATGCGGTCGCCGAGGTCATCGAGCCCACCCCCGAGTGGCCGCTGATCGTCAACCTGCCCGCCACCGTGGAGATGGCCACACCGAACGTCTACGCCGACTCCATCGAGTGGATGAGCCGGCGGCTGACGCCGCGGGATTCGATCATCCTGAGCCTGCATCCGCACAACGACCGCGGAACCGCCGTCGCCGCAGCGGAATTGGGCTACCAGGCCGGCGCGGACCGGATCGAGGGCTGCCTGTTCGGCAACGGTGAGCGCACCGGCAACGTCTGCCTGGTCACGCTGGGGCTGAACCTGTTCTCCCGCGGCGTCGATCCGCAGATCGACTTCTCCAACATCGACGAGATCCGCCGCACGGTGGAGTACTGCAATCAGCTGCCGGTGCACGAACGGCACCCCTACGGCGGCGACCTGGTCTACACCGCGTTCTCCGGAAGCCATCAGGACGCCATCAACAAGGGCTTCGACCAGATGAAGATCGACGCCGACACCGCCGGCGTCGACGTCGACGATCTGCTGTGGCAGGTGCCGTATCTGCCGATCGACCCCAAGGACGTCGGCCGCACCTATGAGGCCGTCATCCGGGTGAACTCGCAGTCCGGCAAGGGCGGTGTGGCCTACATCATGAAAACCGATCACGGGCTGGTGCTGCCGCGCCGGCTGCAGATCGAGTTCTCCCAGGTGGTGCAGGCGATCACCGACGGCGAGGGCGGCGAGGTGTCGGCCAAGGAGATGTGGGACGTCTTCGCCGAGGAGTACCTGAACCCGATCCGCCCGCTGGAACGGATCCGGCAGAAGGTGATCGCCTCGGAGGTCGACGACGGCGTGGACCGGATCGAGGCCGTCGTGAAGGTCGACGGGGTCGAGAAGGAGATCGCCGGTAAGGGCAACGGGCCGCTCGCCGCGTTCGTCGACGCCCTGGGCACCGTCGGCTTCGACGTCAGCGTGCTGGACTACTCCGAACACGCCATGTCCGCCGGTGAGGAAGCGCAGGCCGCCGCGTACGTGGAGGCCGCCGTCAACGGGACGACGGTGTGGGGTGTCGGCATCGCCACCTCGATCACGACCGCGTCGCTGCGGGCGGTGGTGTCCGCGGTGAACCGGGCCGCCGCACGTAGCTAG
- a CDS encoding type 1 glutamine amidotransferase, with amino-acid sequence MSDSVVRIGLVLPDVMGTYGDGGNALVLRQRLRWRGIAAEIVEISLDDPVPATLDLYTLGGAEDYAQRLATRHLRRHPGLQQAAERGAPVLAICAAIQVLGHWYETSAGERVDGIGLLDVTTAPQERRTIGEVVSQPLVEGLSQRLTGFENHRGGTVLGPAAAPLARVITGAGNRAGDGYDGVVQGSVIATYLHGPCLARNPELADLLLSRVVGPLAPLDLPEVEQLRRERLAAARR; translated from the coding sequence ATGAGTGACTCGGTTGTTCGGATCGGGCTGGTGCTGCCCGACGTGATGGGCACCTACGGCGACGGCGGTAACGCGCTGGTGCTGCGGCAACGGCTGCGCTGGCGCGGCATCGCCGCCGAGATCGTGGAGATCTCACTTGACGATCCGGTGCCGGCCACGCTCGACCTCTACACGCTCGGCGGGGCCGAGGACTACGCGCAACGGCTGGCCACCCGCCATCTGCGGCGCCATCCCGGCCTGCAGCAGGCCGCCGAACGCGGCGCCCCGGTGCTGGCGATCTGCGCGGCCATCCAGGTGTTGGGCCACTGGTATGAGACCTCCGCCGGGGAGCGGGTGGACGGGATCGGCCTGCTCGACGTGACGACGGCCCCCCAGGAGCGCCGCACCATCGGCGAGGTGGTGTCCCAGCCGCTGGTGGAGGGGTTGTCCCAACGGCTGACCGGGTTCGAGAACCACCGCGGCGGCACCGTGCTGGGGCCGGCGGCGGCGCCGTTGGCGCGGGTGATCACCGGTGCCGGCAACCGGGCCGGCGACGGTTACGACGGGGTGGTGCAGGGCAGTGTGATCGCCACCTATCTGCACGGCCCCTGTCTGGCCCGCAACCCGGAGTTGGCCGACCTGCTGCTGTCGCGGGTGGTGGGCCCGCTGGCTCCGCTGGACCTGCCCGAGGTCGAGCAGCTGCGCCGGGAGCGGCTGGCCGCCGCCCGCCGCTAG
- a CDS encoding Rv3717 family N-acetylmuramoyl-L-alanine amidase — translation MPACLRVGAAFTMRGVAVAVATVLIAASVPASPAAAAPSALAGRIVFLDPGHNGANDASINRQVPTGRGGTKECQTSGSSTDDGYPEHTFNWDTTLRIRAALHQLGVRTAMSRGNDNALGPCVDERAAMANSLKPDAIVSIHADGGPPTGRGFHVLYSSPPLNAVQAGPSVQFAKIMRDQLAASGIPPSTYIGSNGLNPRADIAGLNHAQYPAILVELGNMKNPVDSALMKAPEGRQKYADAVVRGIAAFLSAQARVR, via the coding sequence GTGCCTGCCTGCCTGCGTGTCGGAGCCGCGTTCACGATGCGCGGCGTAGCCGTTGCCGTCGCCACCGTGTTGATCGCCGCCTCGGTGCCGGCGTCCCCCGCCGCCGCGGCGCCGTCGGCTCTGGCCGGGCGCATCGTCTTCCTCGACCCGGGCCACAACGGCGCCAACGACGCCTCGATCAACCGCCAGGTGCCCACCGGCCGCGGCGGCACCAAGGAGTGCCAGACCTCCGGCAGCAGCACCGACGACGGCTATCCCGAGCACACCTTCAACTGGGACACCACGCTGCGGATCCGGGCCGCGCTGCATCAGCTGGGTGTGCGCACCGCGATGTCGCGCGGCAACGACAACGCGCTCGGGCCGTGTGTCGACGAACGCGCCGCGATGGCCAACAGCCTCAAGCCGGACGCGATCGTGTCGATCCACGCCGACGGCGGCCCGCCCACCGGCCGCGGGTTCCACGTGCTGTACTCGTCGCCACCGCTCAACGCGGTGCAGGCCGGCCCGTCGGTGCAGTTTGCCAAGATCATGCGCGATCAGCTCGCCGCGTCCGGCATCCCGCCGTCGACCTACATCGGTTCGAACGGGCTGAACCCGCGTGCCGACATCGCCGGGCTCAACCATGCGCAGTATCCGGCGATCCTGGTGGAGCTGGGCAACATGAAGAACCCGGTCGACTCGGCGTTGATGAAAGCCCCGGAGGGCCGGCAGAAGTACGCCGACGCCGTGGTCCGGGGGATCGCGGCGTTCCTGTCCGCCCAGGCGCGGGTCCGCTGA
- a CDS encoding YbaB/EbfC family nucleoid-associated protein, whose protein sequence is MQPGGQPDMSALLAQAQQVQQQLMEAQEALANSEVHGQAGGGLVQVTMKGSGEVVAVTIDPKVVDPDDVETLQDLIVGAIADASKQVTILAQDRLGPLAGGMSGFGLPGM, encoded by the coding sequence ATGCAGCCCGGAGGTCAGCCCGACATGTCAGCGCTGCTGGCACAGGCACAGCAGGTCCAGCAGCAGCTGATGGAGGCGCAGGAGGCCCTGGCCAACAGCGAGGTGCACGGACAGGCCGGGGGCGGTCTGGTCCAGGTCACCATGAAGGGCAGCGGCGAGGTGGTCGCGGTGACGATCGACCCGAAGGTCGTCGACCCCGACGACGTCGAGACCCTGCAGGATCTGATCGTCGGCGCCATCGCGGACGCGTCGAAGCAGGTGACGATCCTGGCCCAGGACCGGCTGGGTCCGCTGGCCGGCGGGATGAGCGGCTTCGGGCTGCCGGGGATGTGA
- a CDS encoding FAD-binding oxidoreductase: MSAVTTDARAAHAAGVRRLLESYRAIPPDATVRLAKPTSNLFRARAKNTVRGLDVSGLTDVIAVDPQTRTAEVAGMCTYEDLVAATLPYALAPLVVPQLKTITLGGAVTGLGIESTSFRNGLPHESVLEMDVLTGAGEVLTTSPTRHPDLFRAFPNSYGTLGYAVRLKIELEPVRPFVAIRHLRFGSVPDLVAEMDRIIAAGEYDGIPVDYLDGVVFSAQESYLTLGFKTTTPGPVSDYTGQQIYYRSIQHAEGVKHDRLTIHDYLWRWDTDWFWCSRAFGAQHPTIRRLWPRRLRRSSFYWKLISYDQRFGIADRIERWNGRPPRERVVQDIEVPLERCAEFIDWFLEYIPIEPIWLCPLRLRSTDPDGVWPLYPLRPGRTYVNIGFWSSVPAGDTEGATNRLIERKVSELDGHKSLYSDAFYSPDEFDELYGGETYKTVKKTYDPDGRLLDLYAKAVLRR; encoded by the coding sequence GTGTCTGCTGTGACGACCGATGCGCGGGCCGCGCATGCGGCGGGGGTGCGACGGCTGCTGGAGAGTTACCGCGCCATCCCGCCGGATGCGACGGTGCGGCTCGCCAAACCCACCTCGAACCTGTTCCGCGCGCGTGCCAAGAACACCGTCAGAGGCCTCGACGTGTCCGGGTTGACCGACGTCATCGCGGTGGATCCGCAGACCCGCACCGCCGAGGTGGCCGGTATGTGCACCTACGAGGATCTGGTCGCCGCCACCTTGCCGTATGCGCTGGCGCCGCTGGTGGTTCCGCAGTTGAAGACGATCACCCTCGGGGGCGCCGTCACCGGTCTCGGCATCGAATCCACCTCGTTCCGCAACGGTTTACCGCATGAGTCGGTGCTGGAGATGGACGTGCTGACCGGTGCCGGCGAGGTGCTCACCACCTCCCCCACCCGGCATCCCGACCTGTTCCGGGCGTTTCCGAATTCCTATGGCACGCTGGGTTATGCGGTTCGGCTGAAGATCGAGCTGGAGCCGGTCCGGCCGTTTGTCGCGATCAGACATCTGCGGTTCGGGTCGGTGCCCGACCTGGTCGCGGAGATGGACCGCATCATCGCGGCCGGCGAGTATGACGGCATCCCCGTCGACTACCTCGACGGCGTGGTGTTCAGCGCCCAAGAGAGTTATCTGACACTGGGTTTCAAGACCACCACGCCGGGCCCGGTGAGCGACTACACCGGACAGCAGATCTACTACCGGTCCATCCAGCACGCCGAGGGAGTCAAGCACGACCGGCTCACCATCCACGACTACCTGTGGCGCTGGGATACCGATTGGTTCTGGTGTTCAAGGGCTTTCGGCGCGCAGCACCCGACGATCAGACGGCTCTGGCCACGCCGGCTGCGGCGCAGCAGCTTCTACTGGAAACTGATCTCCTACGATCAGCGGTTCGGCATCGCCGACCGCATCGAGCGGTGGAACGGGCGGCCCCCGCGCGAACGGGTGGTGCAGGACATCGAGGTGCCGCTGGAACGGTGTGCGGAGTTCATCGACTGGTTCCTCGAGTACATCCCGATCGAGCCGATCTGGTTGTGCCCGCTGCGGTTGCGGTCCACCGATCCGGACGGGGTCTGGCCGCTGTATCCGCTGCGTCCGGGCCGCACCTACGTCAACATCGGGTTCTGGTCCTCGGTGCCGGCCGGGGACACCGAGGGTGCCACGAACCGGTTGATCGAACGCAAGGTCAGCGAACTCGACGGCCACAAATCGCTGTATTCCGACGCGTTCTACTCCCCCGACGAGTTCGATGAACTTTATGGTGGTGAGACGTACAAGACCGTCAAGAAGACTTACGATCCCGATGGACGTCTTCTCGACCTGTATGCCAAGGCGGTGCTTCGACGATGA
- a CDS encoding DEDDh family exonuclease, whose protein sequence is MRQGWAPEGWTPQGWAPQGWGRPASEAGAGWAVVDVETTGFRPGQARIVSIAALAVGDDGNVERSVATLLNPGVDPGPTHIHGLTADMLAGQPQFADIVDDLIDILRGRTLVAHNVAFDYAFLVAEAELIDAELPIDSVMCTIELARRMQLGTENLRLETLAAHWGVTQLRAHDALDDALVLTQILKPTLALARERRTWLPLRPVTRRHWPNGRTTHEQLRPLKALASRIPCRYTNPGRYIAGRPLVQGMQVALSAEVTHTHEELIERILHAGLAYTDDITGQTSLVVCNEPNPEHGKGFHAADLGVPLMSDTEFMAALDRVVGGVEIDEFVDTTKAGEQYALF, encoded by the coding sequence GTGAGGCAGGGCTGGGCTCCAGAGGGCTGGACTCCACAGGGTTGGGCTCCACAGGGTTGGGGCCGCCCGGCTTCGGAGGCGGGCGCCGGATGGGCCGTCGTCGACGTGGAGACGACGGGGTTCCGGCCCGGGCAGGCCCGGATCGTCAGCATCGCCGCGCTCGCGGTCGGCGACGACGGCAACGTCGAACGCAGTGTCGCCACCCTGCTGAACCCCGGTGTCGACCCGGGCCCCACCCACATCCACGGCCTCACCGCCGACATGCTGGCCGGTCAGCCGCAGTTCGCCGACATCGTCGACGACTTGATCGACATCCTGCGCGGGCGCACCCTGGTGGCGCACAACGTCGCGTTCGACTACGCGTTCCTGGTGGCCGAGGCCGAGCTGATCGACGCCGAACTGCCGATCGACTCGGTGATGTGCACCATCGAACTGGCCCGCCGGATGCAGCTGGGCACCGAGAATCTGCGGTTGGAGACGCTGGCCGCGCACTGGGGGGTCACCCAGTTGCGCGCCCACGACGCGCTCGACGACGCGCTGGTGCTCACCCAGATCCTCAAACCGACGCTGGCGCTGGCGCGGGAACGCCGGACCTGGCTGCCGCTGCGGCCGGTCACCCGGCGGCACTGGCCCAACGGCCGCACCACCCATGAGCAGCTGCGGCCGTTGAAGGCGCTGGCCTCCCGCATCCCGTGCCGGTACACCAATCCGGGGCGCTACATCGCCGGCCGGCCGCTGGTGCAGGGCATGCAGGTGGCGTTGTCCGCGGAGGTGACCCACACCCACGAGGAGCTCATCGAACGCATCCTGCACGCCGGCCTGGCCTACACCGACGACATCACCGGGCAGACCTCACTGGTGGTCTGCAACGAACCGAATCCGGAGCACGGGAAGGGATTTCACGCCGCCGACCTCGGGGTGCCGTTGATGTCCGACACCGAGTTCATGGCCGCGCTGGACCGCGTCGTCGGTGGGGTGGAGATCGACGAGTTCGTCGACACCACCAAGGCCGGCGAACAGTACGCGCTGTTCTAG
- a CDS encoding Mur ligase family protein gives MVTLRGRLALAAGTAARWASRATGRGEGAMIGGLIAMTLDRSILRQLGQGRRTALVTGTNGKSTTTRMLAAALGTVGGVATNAEGANMDAGLVSALAVNRDAGLAALEVDEMHTPQVADALRPAVVVLLNLSRDQLDRVGEINHIERTLRAGLARHPDAVVVANCDDVLMTSAAYDSPNVVWVAAGAGWANDSVSCPRSGEVIVRDGAHWYSTGTDFKRPTPQWWFDDTSIHGPDGLCLPMRLALPGVVNRGNATQAVAAAVAMGADPGAAVSAVSGVDEVAGRYRTVSLGDHTVRVLLAKNPAGWQESLSMVDKTAAGVVIAVNGQVPDGEDLSWLWDVRFEHFERTSVVAAGERGTDLAVRLTYADVAHTLVHDTVAAIKSCPPGHVEVIANYTAFLHLNRRLS, from the coding sequence ATGGTCACCCTGCGTGGACGGCTCGCGCTGGCCGCCGGCACCGCCGCCCGTTGGGCGTCGCGGGCGACCGGCCGCGGTGAGGGCGCGATGATCGGCGGTCTGATCGCCATGACGCTCGATCGGTCGATCCTGCGTCAGCTCGGGCAGGGCCGCCGCACCGCGCTCGTCACCGGCACCAACGGAAAATCCACCACCACCCGCATGCTCGCCGCCGCCCTGGGCACGGTCGGCGGGGTCGCCACCAACGCCGAGGGCGCCAACATGGACGCCGGGCTGGTGTCCGCGCTGGCGGTCAACCGGGATGCCGGGCTGGCCGCCCTCGAGGTGGACGAGATGCACACCCCGCAGGTGGCGGACGCCCTGCGGCCCGCGGTGGTGGTGCTGTTGAACCTGTCCCGGGATCAGCTGGACCGGGTCGGTGAGATCAACCACATCGAACGCACGCTGCGCGCCGGGCTGGCCCGGCACCCCGATGCGGTGGTCGTCGCCAACTGTGACGACGTGCTGATGACCTCGGCGGCCTACGACAGCCCGAACGTGGTGTGGGTGGCCGCGGGCGCCGGCTGGGCCAACGATTCGGTGAGCTGCCCACGCTCGGGTGAGGTGATCGTGCGCGACGGCGCGCACTGGTACTCGACCGGCACCGACTTCAAGCGGCCCACCCCGCAGTGGTGGTTCGACGACACCTCGATCCACGGGCCCGACGGGCTGTGCCTGCCGATGCGGCTGGCGCTGCCGGGCGTGGTGAACCGCGGTAACGCCACCCAGGCGGTGGCCGCGGCGGTGGCCATGGGCGCCGATCCGGGCGCCGCGGTGTCGGCGGTCTCCGGTGTGGACGAGGTGGCCGGCCGGTACCGCACCGTGTCGCTCGGCGACCACACCGTGCGGGTGTTGCTGGCCAAGAATCCGGCGGGCTGGCAGGAATCGCTGTCGATGGTGGACAAGACGGCCGCCGGGGTGGTGATCGCGGTGAACGGGCAGGTCCCCGACGGTGAGGACCTGTCGTGGCTGTGGGATGTGCGGTTCGAGCATTTCGAACGGACGTCGGTGGTGGCCGCCGGGGAACGCGGCACCGATCTGGCCGTGCGGCTGACCTACGCGGATGTGGCGCACACCCTGGTGCACGACACCGTCGCGGCGATCAAATCCTGCCCGCCCGGCCACGTCGAGGTGATCGCGAACTACACGGCGTTCCTGCACCTGAATCGGCGGCTGTCATGA
- a CDS encoding SRPBCC family protein: MGQVSASNTVLIDAEPQAVLTAISDYETVRPKILTSHYSGYQVLEGGQGAGTVVTWKLQATESRVRDVRATVDVAGRTVIEKDANSSMVTNWTVAPAGPAGSTVTVKTSWTGAGGVKGIFEKIFAPLGLRKIQAEVLENLKREIEQKGT, encoded by the coding sequence ATGGGACAGGTCAGCGCGTCGAACACGGTGTTGATCGATGCCGAACCGCAGGCGGTGCTCACGGCGATCAGTGACTACGAAACGGTGCGGCCGAAGATCCTCACCTCGCACTACAGCGGGTATCAGGTGCTCGAGGGCGGTCAGGGCGCCGGCACCGTGGTCACCTGGAAACTGCAGGCCACCGAGTCGCGGGTGCGGGACGTCAGAGCCACCGTCGACGTGGCCGGCCGCACCGTCATCGAGAAGGACGCCAACTCCTCGATGGTGACCAACTGGACCGTCGCACCCGCGGGACCGGCCGGTTCGACGGTGACCGTCAAGACCAGCTGGACCGGCGCGGGCGGCGTCAAGGGCATCTTCGAGAAGATCTTCGCCCCGCTGGGGTTGCGCAAGATCCAGGCCGAGGTGCTGGAGAACCTCAAGAGGGAGATCGAGCAGAAGGGAACCTGA